In Pseudomonas nunensis, a single window of DNA contains:
- a CDS encoding NADPH:quinone reductase encodes MAKRIQIRAHGGPEVLEYVDYQPAEPGPHQVRVTNKAIGLNFIDTYFRSGLYPPPALPSGLGSEGAGVVDAVGSDVTRFKVGDRVAYGSGPLGAYSQVHVLPEANLVLLPDAISFEQAAGVMLKGLTVQYLLRQTYELKGGETILFHAAAGGVGSLACQWAKALGVKLIGTVSSAEKAALAKANGAWATIDYSHENVAQRVLELTDGKKVPVVYDGVGKDTWLTSLDSVSPRGLVVSFGNASGAVDGVNLGILAAKGSLYVTRPTLGTYANNAENLQRMANELFEMIISGKLTVDISQTFALADAAKAQTELSARRTTGSIVLLP; translated from the coding sequence ATGGCAAAGCGTATTCAGATCCGCGCCCATGGCGGCCCCGAAGTGCTCGAGTATGTCGATTACCAACCCGCCGAACCCGGCCCGCATCAAGTGCGCGTCACCAACAAGGCCATCGGCCTGAACTTCATCGACACCTATTTCCGCAGCGGCCTCTATCCGCCGCCTGCCTTGCCGTCGGGCCTGGGCTCTGAAGGCGCGGGCGTGGTGGACGCGGTGGGCAGCGACGTTACCCGCTTCAAGGTCGGCGATCGCGTGGCCTACGGCAGTGGCCCGTTGGGTGCCTACAGCCAGGTTCACGTGTTGCCGGAAGCCAATCTGGTGCTGCTGCCGGACGCCATCAGTTTCGAACAGGCCGCCGGCGTGATGCTCAAGGGCCTCACCGTGCAGTACTTGTTGCGTCAGACGTATGAACTCAAGGGTGGCGAAACCATCCTGTTCCACGCGGCGGCCGGCGGTGTCGGTTCCCTGGCGTGCCAGTGGGCCAAGGCATTGGGCGTGAAGCTGATCGGCACCGTCAGTTCAGCGGAGAAGGCCGCACTGGCCAAGGCCAACGGCGCCTGGGCGACCATTGATTACAGCCACGAAAACGTCGCGCAACGGGTGCTGGAATTGACTGACGGGAAAAAAGTCCCGGTGGTGTACGACGGCGTAGGCAAGGACACTTGGTTGACATCGCTCGATAGCGTGTCGCCTCGAGGCCTGGTGGTGAGCTTCGGCAATGCGTCGGGCGCGGTGGATGGCGTGAATCTGGGGATTCTGGCGGCGAAAGGTTCGCTGTACGTGACCCGTCCGACCCTGGGTACCTACGCCAACAACGCCGAGAACTTGCAGCGCATGGCGAATGAGCTGTTCGAGATGATCATCAGTGGCAAGTTGACGGTGGACATCAGCCAGACGTTTGCACTGGCTGATGCGGCCAAGGCGCAGACTGAATTGTCGGCGCGGCGGACTACCGGTTCGATTGTTTTGTTGCCGTAA
- the dprA gene encoding DNA-processing protein DprA, protein MSLSAFTPVSPAELEARLRLHRLPELGPMRFKKLLEAFGSASKAISAPASAWRSLGLPAASAEARRSSEIRDGASHALAWLERPGQHLLMWDQPEYPALLAEISDAPPLLFVAGDPGILEKPQLAMVGSRRASRPGMDTAAAFSRSLAGAGFVITSGLALGIDAAAHQAALDVGGQTVGVLGTGLEKFYPQRNRRLADAMIASGSAVLSEFPLDAGPTASNFPRRNRIISGLSLGVLVVEASVASGSLITARLAAEQGREVYAIPGSIHHPGAKGCHQLIRDGAMLVETIEHILEALRGWQQLPLSMNAPPATHPLLMLLHAAPHTSEALANSSGWALPKVLAALTELEMDGRAVCESGRWFARVS, encoded by the coding sequence ATGTCGCTTTCCGCTTTTACCCCGGTTTCCCCTGCGGAACTGGAGGCGCGTTTACGTCTGCACCGCTTGCCCGAACTGGGACCGATGCGATTCAAGAAACTGCTCGAAGCGTTTGGCTCGGCATCAAAAGCTATCAGCGCGCCGGCCAGTGCCTGGCGTTCGTTGGGTTTGCCGGCGGCCAGTGCCGAGGCTCGACGCTCCAGTGAAATCCGCGACGGCGCGAGCCACGCATTGGCCTGGCTAGAGCGTCCGGGTCAGCATTTGCTGATGTGGGACCAGCCGGAGTACCCGGCGTTGCTGGCAGAAATCAGCGATGCACCGCCACTGTTATTTGTTGCCGGCGATCCGGGCATCCTGGAAAAACCGCAATTGGCGATGGTCGGCAGTCGCCGCGCATCGAGGCCGGGCATGGACACCGCGGCTGCCTTTTCCCGCAGTTTGGCGGGCGCCGGATTCGTCATTACGAGTGGTCTGGCCCTGGGCATTGATGCTGCCGCGCACCAAGCGGCTTTGGACGTGGGCGGCCAAACGGTCGGGGTACTTGGCACGGGACTTGAAAAGTTTTATCCACAGCGCAACCGGCGGCTGGCGGACGCCATGATTGCATCGGGCAGCGCAGTGCTTTCGGAGTTTCCGCTGGACGCCGGCCCGACCGCCAGCAACTTCCCCCGGCGCAACCGGATCATCAGCGGTTTGTCCCTCGGCGTGCTGGTGGTCGAGGCCAGTGTCGCCAGTGGTTCGTTGATTACCGCCAGGCTCGCAGCGGAGCAAGGTCGCGAGGTTTATGCGATTCCAGGATCGATTCATCATCCCGGCGCCAAGGGCTGTCATCAGCTGATCCGCGACGGTGCGATGCTGGTGGAAACCATCGAGCACATCCTCGAAGCCTTGCGCGGCTGGCAGCAGTTGCCGTTGTCCATGAACGCGCCGCCAGCGACTCATCCCTTGCTGATGTTGCTGCACGCGGCGCCTCACACCAGTGAAGCGCTGGCAAACAGCAGTGGCTGGGCCTTGCCCAAAGTGTTGGCGGCATTGACTGAACTGGAAATGGATGGCCGGGCGGTGTGCGAAAGCGGACGCTGGTTTGCGCGGGTGAGCTAG
- a CDS encoding L-threonylcarbamoyladenylate synthase: protein MVNSWRVQQAAQAIRAGAVIAYPTEAVWGLGCDPWDEEAVDRLLMLKGRSVSKGLILVADNIRQFDFLFEDFPELWMDRMASTWPGPNTWLVPHQNLLPQWITGVHETVALRVSDHPLVRDLCALVGPLVSTSANPQGRPAARTRLRIEQYFRGQLDLVLGGNLGGRKNPSVIRDVATGHVVRQG, encoded by the coding sequence ATGGTCAACAGCTGGCGGGTGCAACAAGCCGCACAAGCAATTCGCGCAGGAGCGGTAATTGCCTACCCAACCGAAGCCGTCTGGGGCCTGGGTTGTGACCCGTGGGACGAAGAGGCAGTGGATCGTCTGCTGATGCTCAAGGGCCGGTCAGTGAGTAAGGGGCTGATCCTTGTGGCGGACAACATTCGCCAGTTCGACTTCCTCTTCGAAGACTTCCCTGAACTGTGGATGGACCGCATGGCCAGCACCTGGCCGGGTCCGAACACATGGTTGGTGCCACACCAGAATCTGTTGCCGCAATGGATTACCGGCGTGCATGAAACCGTGGCGCTGCGGGTCAGCGATCATCCGTTGGTGCGGGACTTGTGTGCGTTGGTCGGGCCATTGGTGTCCACCTCCGCCAACCCACAGGGCCGGCCGGCGGCGCGAACGCGGCTGCGCATCGAGCAGTATTTCCGTGGGCAGCTTGATCTGGTGCTCGGCGGCAATCTGGGTGGGCGCAAGAACCCGAGTGTGATTCGGGATGTGGCGACCGGGCATGTAGTGCGCCAGGGCTGA
- the aroE gene encoding shikimate dehydrogenase, with amino-acid sequence MDRYVVFGNPIGHSKSPLIHRLFAEQTGEQLDYSTSLAPLDDFSEFARTFFVEGRGANVTVPFKEEAYRLADSLTPRAQRAGAVNTLSKLADGTLLGDNTDGAGLVRDLTVNAGFSLKDKRILLLGAGGAVRGALEPLLAEQPASLIIANRTVEKAELLAQLFADLGPVSASGFDWLQEPVDLIINATSASLSGDVPPIAGSLIEPGRTLCYDMMYGKEPTSFCRWASEHGAVAVMDGLGMLAEQAAEAFYLWRGVRPDTAPVLAELRRQLGL; translated from the coding sequence ATGGATCGTTATGTCGTATTCGGTAACCCGATTGGCCACAGCAAGTCGCCGCTGATTCATCGCCTGTTTGCCGAGCAGACCGGTGAACAATTGGACTACAGCACTTCGCTGGCGCCGCTCGATGACTTTTCCGAATTTGCCCGGACATTTTTCGTTGAAGGGCGTGGGGCAAATGTCACGGTACCGTTCAAGGAAGAGGCCTATCGCCTGGCCGACAGCCTGACGCCGCGCGCGCAGCGTGCCGGTGCGGTCAACACCTTGAGCAAACTGGCCGATGGCACGTTGTTGGGCGACAACACTGACGGCGCCGGGCTGGTGCGCGACCTGACGGTCAACGCCGGTTTCAGCCTCAAGGACAAACGCATCCTGCTGCTGGGAGCCGGCGGTGCGGTGCGCGGTGCGCTGGAACCCTTGCTGGCGGAACAACCGGCGTCGCTGATCATCGCCAACCGCACGGTGGAAAAAGCCGAGTTGCTCGCGCAACTGTTCGCCGATCTGGGACCGGTGTCCGCCAGTGGTTTCGATTGGTTGCAGGAGCCGGTAGACCTGATCATCAACGCGACGTCTGCCAGCCTGTCAGGCGATGTACCGCCGATTGCCGGAAGCTTGATCGAACCGGGCAGGACGCTGTGCTACGACATGATGTACGGCAAGGAACCGACCTCGTTCTGCCGCTGGGCCAGCGAACACGGCGCGGTGGCGGTGATGGATGGTTTGGGGATGCTGGCCGAACAGGCGGCGGAAGCCTTCTACCTGTGGCGCGGAGTGCGACCGGATACAGCGCCGGTGTTGGCTGAACTTCGCCGCCAATTGGGACTGTAG
- a CDS encoding LysM peptidoglycan-binding domain-containing protein, whose amino-acid sequence MRKSLLALLLLASAGLAHGQVQLKEGFPQQYTVVRGDTLWDISGKFLREPWKWPELWQVNPQIQNPNLIYPGDTLTLVYVDGQPRLTLNRGESRGTIKLSPRIRSSPVADAIPSIPLQSINSFLLSNRIVDKVEDFDKAPYIVAGDAERVLSGTGDRIFARGHFDPNQPVYGIFRQGKVYTDPQSKEFLGINADDIGGGEIVATEGDVATLALQRTTQEVRLGDRLFSGEERAINSTFMPSAPKTDINGLIIDVPRGVTQIGAMDVVTLNKGQRDGLAEGNVLVVMKTGETVRDRVTGQPLKIPDERAGLLMVFRTYDKLSYGLVLNASRSLAVLDKVRNP is encoded by the coding sequence ATGAGGAAATCACTACTCGCCTTGCTCCTTCTGGCCTCGGCCGGTTTGGCGCACGGGCAAGTGCAACTCAAGGAAGGTTTTCCGCAGCAATACACAGTGGTAAGGGGCGACACACTTTGGGACATCTCCGGCAAATTCCTGCGTGAGCCGTGGAAATGGCCCGAGCTGTGGCAGGTCAATCCGCAAATCCAGAACCCCAATCTCATCTATCCCGGCGACACGTTGACGCTGGTCTATGTCGACGGCCAGCCGCGCTTGACCCTCAATCGCGGCGAATCCCGGGGCACCATCAAGCTCTCGCCCCGTATCCGCAGCAGCCCGGTGGCCGATGCGATCCCGAGCATCCCGCTGCAATCGATCAACAGCTTTCTGTTGAGCAACCGCATCGTCGACAAGGTCGAGGACTTCGACAAGGCGCCCTACATCGTCGCCGGCGATGCCGAGCGAGTGCTCAGCGGCACCGGCGACCGGATTTTCGCGCGCGGGCATTTCGACCCCAACCAGCCGGTGTACGGCATCTTCCGCCAGGGCAAGGTCTACACCGATCCGCAGAGCAAGGAGTTCCTGGGGATCAACGCCGACGACATTGGCGGCGGCGAGATTGTCGCGACCGAAGGCGATGTCGCCACCCTGGCGCTGCAACGCACCACCCAGGAAGTCCGCCTCGGCGACCGTTTGTTCAGCGGCGAAGAGCGAGCGATCAATTCGACTTTCATGCCCAGCGCGCCGAAAACCGACATCAATGGCTTGATCATCGATGTGCCACGCGGGGTCACGCAGATTGGCGCGATGGACGTGGTCACGCTGAACAAGGGACAACGCGACGGATTAGCCGAAGGCAACGTGCTGGTGGTGATGAAAACCGGTGAAACCGTGCGTGACCGGGTCACCGGCCAGCCGCTGAAAATCCCCGATGAGCGCGCGGGTCTGCTGATGGTTTTCCGCACTTACGACAAACTCAGTTACGGGCTGGTTCTCAACGCATCGCGCTCACTGGCGGTCCTGGATAAGGTGCGGAATCCTTAG
- the hemF gene encoding oxygen-dependent coproporphyrinogen oxidase has product MTTRTEAVKAYLLDLQDRICAALETEDGGTRFVEDAWTRPAGGGGRTRVIENGTVIEKGGVNFSHVFGSGLPPSASAHRPELAGRGFEALGVSLVIHPHNPHVPTSHANVRFFIAEKEGEEPVWWFGGGFDLTPYYGNEEDCVHWHRVAEQACAPFGEDVYPRYKAWCDSYFHIKHRHEPRGIGGLFFDDLNEWDFDTSFAFMRAIGDAFINAYLPIVQRRKNDAFTAKQREFQEFRRGRYVEFNLVYDRGTLFGLQSGGRTESILMSLPPQVRWGYDWKAEPGSEEARLTEYFLQDRDWLAKG; this is encoded by the coding sequence ATGACGACCCGCACCGAGGCCGTAAAAGCCTACCTGCTCGACCTGCAAGACCGCATTTGCGCCGCCCTGGAAACCGAGGACGGCGGCACGCGCTTCGTCGAAGACGCCTGGACTCGCCCTGCTGGCGGTGGCGGTCGCACCCGGGTAATCGAAAACGGCACAGTGATCGAAAAGGGCGGCGTCAACTTTTCCCACGTGTTTGGCAGCGGTCTCCCACCGTCCGCCAGCGCTCATCGGCCGGAACTGGCCGGGCGCGGTTTCGAAGCGTTGGGCGTGTCCCTGGTTATTCACCCGCACAATCCGCATGTGCCGACATCCCACGCCAACGTGCGCTTTTTCATCGCCGAAAAAGAAGGTGAAGAACCGGTCTGGTGGTTCGGCGGCGGCTTCGACCTGACTCCCTATTACGGCAATGAAGAAGATTGCGTGCACTGGCACCGCGTCGCTGAACAGGCTTGCGCGCCGTTCGGCGAGGACGTCTACCCGCGTTACAAGGCTTGGTGCGACAGCTATTTCCACATCAAGCATCGTCACGAGCCCCGGGGCATCGGCGGTCTGTTTTTCGATGACTTGAACGAGTGGGACTTCGACACCAGCTTCGCTTTCATGCGTGCCATTGGCGATGCGTTCATCAACGCCTACCTGCCGATTGTGCAGCGGCGCAAGAACGATGCGTTCACCGCCAAACAGCGTGAATTCCAGGAATTCCGCCGTGGCCGTTACGTCGAGTTCAACCTGGTCTACGACCGTGGCACCTTGTTCGGCCTGCAATCGGGCGGTCGTACCGAATCGATCCTGATGTCCCTGCCGCCGCAAGTGCGCTGGGGTTATGACTGGAAAGCCGAGCCGGGCAGCGAAGAAGCGCGCCTGACCGAGTACTTCCTGCAAGATCGTGACTGGTTGGCCAAGGGCTGA